A genomic region of Bacteroidia bacterium contains the following coding sequences:
- a CDS encoding TonB-dependent receptor has translation MKLLLIVLFTFSTTLIYAEGIIRGTVHEEGTGEPLIGATIAIKGTTSGTITDLEGKFSIETSAGLKDLQISYISFQTLTIEGVEVKDNEVIVLDNISLKSSSYQLKEAVVTARVVRTSEAALMTVKKQSPVILDGISSAKMQLTGDATAVEAAKRVTGVSIEDGKYVYVRGLGDRYSKTTLNHVDIPGLDPDMNTIQMDIFPTNLIDNMMVSKNFTADMPADFTGGMMNIETKAFPEEKFFTISLGTAYNPDMHLNSDYLGYKGGSTDFLGFDDGTRALPEIADQKNIPTPISGHSKDEVNNFVKSFNPELSATPQTSLMDISASISFGNQISLGKDKENRKRDSKLGYIFSLSYNSGYQYYDDVTYGEYQRNIDINQTELRYATLQNGTLSERNILAGALGGLAYKTQYSKFRLTAMRLQNGQKTAGKFRIDNNGEAVGQSGYFAESDNLEYNERSLTNLLLNGTHVLKKSGWEIDWRLSPTYSTSDDPDIRKTAFTFSPNDTSFNAGAGGNPARIWRSLNEVNATAKVDVIKTYKFTGNDAKLKFGASHTYKQRDYEILFFDIQFFGSQSWSNPNPSIVLNPDNLYPNQPNSIYYQSGNNSPNPNAYESNVQNSGLYISNEFNLHPKFKSILGLRAENFVQRHTGRDQAFASGDMQNGRNLNNDKVLESMDLFPSANFIYSLTENQNLRATYSRTIARPSFKELSFAQILDPITNRIFNGSLFTYGDWDGNLVETHIENLDLRWELFLKGGQIFSISAFAKQFDNPIELVRIPEQQTSTEYQPRNVGDGLLYGIELEIRKKLDFIAQSLSNFRIDGNVTFVKSQIEMSATEFNSRKTYLKTGEEIEETRQMAGQSPYVVNAGFGYSHSELGLDAGLFYNAKGSTLYIVGAGLFPDIYLEPFHGLDFSINKKLGEEKNTVVDFKVSNILNDRRETVYRSFEASDQIFSSLNPGRTFSIGISHKF, from the coding sequence ATGAAACTTTTACTGATTGTTCTTTTTACATTTTCCACAACCTTAATTTATGCCGAGGGCATCATCAGAGGAACCGTACATGAAGAGGGTACGGGCGAGCCTCTTATTGGTGCCACTATCGCAATTAAAGGCACAACATCGGGCACTATTACCGATCTTGAAGGTAAATTTTCAATTGAAACCAGTGCCGGTTTAAAAGATCTGCAGATTTCCTATATTTCTTTCCAGACATTAACAATTGAGGGTGTGGAAGTGAAGGATAATGAAGTTATCGTTTTGGATAATATCAGCCTGAAGTCCAGCTCTTACCAGTTGAAAGAAGCCGTTGTAACGGCAAGAGTTGTGAGAACCAGCGAGGCGGCTTTGATGACGGTAAAAAAGCAGTCACCCGTGATCCTTGATGGAATATCATCGGCAAAAATGCAACTGACCGGGGATGCCACGGCAGTGGAAGCAGCCAAGCGCGTGACGGGAGTTTCTATTGAAGATGGCAAATACGTTTACGTCAGAGGTCTGGGAGATCGCTATTCTAAAACAACATTGAATCATGTTGACATTCCGGGGTTGGATCCGGACATGAATACCATTCAGATGGATATTTTTCCGACCAATCTTATTGATAATATGATGGTAAGTAAAAATTTTACTGCCGATATGCCTGCGGATTTTACGGGGGGCATGATGAATATTGAAACAAAAGCATTTCCGGAAGAAAAATTTTTCACCATTTCATTAGGTACAGCATATAATCCGGATATGCATTTAAACTCTGATTATCTTGGCTATAAAGGTGGAAGCACTGATTTCCTGGGTTTTGATGACGGAACCCGTGCATTGCCTGAAATTGCTGATCAAAAAAATATTCCCACCCCCATCAGTGGCCATTCGAAAGATGAAGTAAATAATTTCGTCAAAAGCTTTAATCCCGAATTATCTGCTACGCCCCAAACCAGCTTAATGGACATTAGTGCAAGCATTTCATTTGGAAATCAAATCAGTTTAGGGAAGGATAAAGAAAACCGGAAAAGGGATTCAAAACTGGGTTATATTTTTTCATTATCCTATAACTCCGGTTACCAGTACTATGATGATGTAACGTATGGCGAATACCAACGCAATATTGATATCAACCAAACAGAACTGAGATATGCAACCTTACAAAATGGAACGCTTAGCGAGCGCAACATCTTAGCTGGAGCTTTAGGCGGACTGGCCTATAAAACGCAATATTCAAAATTCAGGCTCACCGCGATGCGGCTGCAAAACGGACAAAAGACAGCCGGTAAATTCAGAATAGATAATAATGGTGAGGCTGTAGGTCAGTCAGGATATTTTGCAGAATCGGATAACCTTGAGTATAATGAACGCTCCTTGACCAACCTTTTGCTGAACGGAACCCATGTGCTGAAAAAATCCGGCTGGGAAATAGACTGGCGGCTGTCTCCCACCTATTCTACCTCTGATGATCCGGATATTCGCAAAACTGCCTTCACCTTTTCTCCCAATGACACTTCCTTTAATGCCGGTGCCGGAGGAAATCCTGCCAGGATCTGGCGTTCATTAAACGAAGTAAATGCAACCGCAAAGGTTGATGTTATTAAAACCTATAAGTTTACGGGAAATGATGCTAAGCTTAAATTTGGTGCAAGCCATACCTATAAGCAAAGAGATTATGAAATTCTCTTTTTTGACATTCAATTCTTTGGGAGCCAGTCCTGGTCCAACCCCAACCCTTCCATCGTTTTGAACCCGGATAATCTTTATCCAAACCAGCCTAACAGCATTTATTATCAGTCAGGAAATAACAGCCCTAATCCGAATGCGTACGAATCCAATGTGCAGAATTCAGGATTGTATATTTCTAATGAATTTAACCTGCATCCAAAATTTAAGTCGATATTAGGCCTGAGGGCCGAAAACTTTGTGCAGCGCCATACCGGCAGAGATCAGGCTTTTGCAAGCGGAGACATGCAAAACGGGCGTAATCTGAATAATGACAAAGTGCTGGAATCAATGGATCTGTTTCCCTCTGCCAACTTTATTTATTCCCTCACCGAAAATCAAAATCTGCGGGCAACTTATTCACGGACTATTGCAAGGCCATCCTTTAAAGAATTGTCTTTCGCACAAATTCTGGATCCCATCACAAACCGGATATTCAATGGCAGCTTATTTACCTATGGCGATTGGGACGGGAACTTGGTGGAAACCCATATTGAGAACCTGGATTTACGCTGGGAATTATTCTTAAAGGGCGGACAAATATTTTCAATCAGCGCATTTGCCAAACAATTTGATAATCCTATAGAATTGGTCAGAATTCCGGAGCAACAAACCAGCACCGAATATCAGCCAAGAAATGTGGGAGATGGCCTCCTGTATGGCATAGAGCTCGAAATCAGAAAAAAGCTCGACTTCATTGCACAATCCCTGAGCAATTTCAGAATTGACGGAAATGTAACTTTTGTGAAGTCTCAAATCGAGATGTCAGCTACTGAATTTAACTCACGTAAAACCTATCTGAAGACAGGAGAAGAGATTGAGGAAACCCGTCAGATGGCAGGTCAGTCTCCGTATGTGGTAAATGCCGGTTTCGGCTACAGCCACTCCGAACTGGGATTGGATGCCGGACTTTTCTACAATGCAAAAGGCTCTACATTATATATAGTAGGAGCCGGCCTTTTCCCTGATATTTACCTGGAACCATTCCACGGCCTGGACTTCAGCATTAATAAGAAATTAGGCGAAGAGAAAAATACCGTGGTTGATTTTAAAGTTTCCAATATATTGAATGACAGAAGAGAAACCGTATATCGCTCCTTCGAAGCATCAGACCAGATCTTCAGCAGTTTGAATCCCGGCAGAACATTCAGCATTGGCATCAGCCATAAGTTTTAA